One Homo sapiens chromosome 13, GRCh38.p14 Primary Assembly genomic window carries:
- the SHISA2 gene encoding protein shisa-2 homolog precursor, with translation MWGARRSSVSSSWNAASLLQLLLAALLAAGARASGEYCHGWLDAQGVWRIGFQCPERFDGGDATICCGSCALRYCCSSAEARLDQGGCDNDRQQGAGEPGRADKDGPDGSAVPIYVPFLIVGSVFVAFIILGSLVAACCCRCLRPKQDPQQSRAPGGNRLMETIPMIPSASTSRGSSSRQSSTAASSSSSANSGARAPPTRSQTNCCLPEGTMNNVYVNMPTNFSVLNCQQATQIVPHQGQYLHPPYVGYTVQHDSVPMTAVPPFMDGLQPGYRQIQSPFPHTNSEQKMYPAVTV, from the exons ATGTGGGGCGCTCGCCGCTCGTCCGTCTCCTCATCCTGGAACGCCGCTTCgctcctgcagctgctgctggctgCGCTGCTGGCGGCGGGGGCGAGGGCCAGCGGCGAGTACTGCCACGGCTGGCTGGACGCGCAGGGCGTCTGGCGCATCGGCTTCCAGTGTCCCGAGCGCTTCGACGGCGGCGACGCCACCATCTGCTGCGGCAGCTGCGCGTTGCGCTACTGCTGCTCCAGCGCCGAGGCGCGCCTGGACCAGGGCGGCTGCGACAATGACCGCCAGCAGGGCGCTGGCGAGCCTGGCCGGGCGGACAAAGACGGCCCCGACGGCTCGGCAG TGCCCATCTACGTGCCGTTCCTCATTGTTGGCTCCGTGTTTGTCGCCTTTATCATCTTGGGGTCCCTGGTGGCAGCCTGTTGCTGCAGATGTCTCCGGCCTAAGCAGGATCCCCAGCAGAGCCGAGCCCCAGGGGGTAACCGCTTGATGGAGACCATCCCCATGATCCCCAGTGCCAGCACCTCCCGGGGGTCGTCCTCACGCCAGTCCAGCACAGCTGCCAGTTCCAGCTCCAGCGCCAACTCAGGGGCCCGGGCGCCCCCAACAAGGTCACAGACCAACTGTTGCTTGCCGGAAGGGACCATGAACAACGTGTATGTCAACATGCCCACGAATTTCTCTGTGCTGAACTGTCAGCAGGCCACCCAGATTGTGCCACATCAAGGGCAGTATCTGCATCCCCCATACGTGGGGTACACGGTGCAGCACGACTCTGTGCCCATGACAGCTGTGCCACCTTTCATGGACGGCCTGCAGCCTGGCTACAGGCAGATTCAGTCCCCCTTCCCTCACACCAACAGTGAACAGAAGATGTACCCAGCGGTGACTGTATAA